The window AGActctggcttttttctttttccatacttACTATagaccttctctctcccctctctcctctttccctttctctttcttttcttgtttttctccctGAAATACCTCGAGAGGAAGAGAGCTGGGGAGACAGGACAGGAGAATGACAGGAGGTGAAGACCCAGGTGGGGTCTGGATGGGAGGTCAGGAGAGGGGGGTTGCGAGGCGCAGGCTGGGCGCGGGCAGGGGCACGGAGCCAGGGACGGGAAGCAAGGAGATGGACAAAGAGAGCAGGTGCCCGCGCCGTCCGGCCGTTTATACCTCTGCCCCTGGCCCCTTCGCCTGGGGGGTCCCACCCTGTCCCGTCGCTAATCTCAGGCACCCCGGCCCCAGCatcacttccttttcttctcctttgccAGCCTGGCTTCCTCGGTGGCGTCTTGGTCCTTGATAAGTTTCATCCTCTTCTTGCCCAGCGGGGTCTTGAAGTACCAGTCCTGGTTtggaggcagaggaggaaaggTAAGTGCACTGGCTCTGACCCTCGGCTCTGCTTCCTGGCCCTGCCCTTCCCTCTTGACGGATCTGTGTCCTCAGCTCTCCTCTGGGGTCCTTGCGTCCTGCTAGAGTCGTGGTTTCCCTTGCTCTTCCCCAAATACTCTAGGCCACCGTGCCAGCCATTGTCAGGGGCgagccctcctcccctgcccttcaGCCCTCTCTCCTGTGCTTCCACGGCCATCCCTGGGGGTGGGAACGGATTCAGAGGTGGGGGACGTGAGTAGCTGCTGGTGCAGGAACCAACCAAGGGCTCCCAATACACAGGTGCCCCTctcagaccccacccccacccccaagtcgAGGAAACCAGGTGAGACGGCCCTGCCCACATGTCCTTCTCTTGATTCTTCTTCCCTTCCCAGCTGAGCTCCACAGGGAGCGGAGGGAGAGGTCCAAAGTGGGCTGTGGGCCTGGGGCTTCAGAGGACCGACTCCCTAACTGGTGCCGGCCCTCAGCCCTCCTCCCCGcctacccctcccccccaccccacccccacccaaagCCCCACCTTCAgggactcctcctcctccctgtacACTGGGTCCAGCTTCGCCAGGTGCCCCAGGAACTCTGAGGCCACCAGGGGCCGCTTGGACAATTGCAGGAGCCGCCGTTCCGTCAGCACTGCTTGGATGGCCTGGAGAATGCAGCCAGGTGTGTAGCCATCGGACACCTTGGCCAGGGCACTGACGTCCAGGCTCTGGGTCACCTGGACCCCCTGGGCCTCTATCATATGCTTCCAGAGCACTGTGGGTGTGGGAGGGAGGACATGGGGCAGGGAGAGGCAGTGGGCGCTTCTGTCTGTATCTGGAAAGAGTTTGTGCTTCTGGAGGGCGGCCCTACGTCCAACCGCGCCTCTCCTCCCAGGAAGGTAAAGATCAGCCTCCCCACTTAACCTGGGAAAGTGAGACTCCAAGGACTTAAGTGGCCTGCCCGTGTCTACAGAACCAGGCCAGGACCCAGAGCGCTGGGCTGCTTATCTAGTGACACTTCTAGAACACCTGGCTGTGGAGGTGAGGACTCAGAGCAGTGGGGATGGGAAGAAGCGGGGAGCTTTGGCAGGGGTGGTCCCTCGACCCCTTCTCTGGCCTGTCCccaagccccagggcctcaccatAGCGAGGAGTGTAATCGGGCCGCGGCAGGAGGAGGACCCGCTCGTAGGTGCGGCACAGCCCCTTCATCTCAGCCGCCTGCGGCCGGTCAGTGGTCTCCATCAGCCTCATGCGGTCTCCAGGATTCAGCAGTCGCAGGGCCTTGGTGAGGTCCTTCTTTATTCGCTTGGGGTCCATCTGctctggggaaggaggggaggtgggtggggacacAGTGACATTATATGGGCTTCTAATTCACAGAGCACGTGCCCACGCTCCGCCTCACATGGaccctgggggggggggcagacgGAAGGGGCTGTCAGTCCTGCTTCAAGGATAAGGAAATAAGGCAGCAGGAGGACAGGGGACTTGTCCAAGGCCTCACGGCGGGTGAGGTTTGGAGTGACGTGAACAAGCCCACACTCGCCTGTCCTGCCCACGGGCTCTGCCCAGGCTCCCTCACTCACCTCCTTGTCTTCTTTTGGGACTCGCTTATAGAAATTCTTCTCCGCATCCCCAATCCAGATCACAGAGGGCTGTAGGTACGGAGCCACCTGGACAGGTCAGAGAAGAGAAACCTGACATTAGCTGTCCCTGGGGAAGGGTCACCTCCCCATCTGGTCCAACCCAGGGTCAGGGCCAGCCTCGGGCAATGGCGGACCTCGGAGCTCCAGCCTCGCTTCCCACATCCTGCgaaccccacctctcagccccttgTACACCCATCACTCCATCACAGCAGAGTCCCAGCCCTCGCCGGGCTTGGGGGGGGCTACGTGTGCAGCCTCATCTCTGCCATGAGAAGAAACTACTCTTCTCCCCACTtcccctcacctcccccacccctggggcTTCAGGAATCCATGAGCCCCCAGCAGGGATTGGTAGGGAGACCTCACCAGCTCCTGAAACTACACCAGCCGGGCAGCTGGGTGACCTCCTGAGCCCACCCTGCTCTGTTGTCACAGTCTGAGAACTAGAAATGCCACTGGGGACCCAGACCTTAAAGACGATATGCACCAACGTCTGCACCCCGGTCTTGCCGGGATATTTGCCCTGCAGGTTGCCAGGTGACAGGTCGAAAAGGTTGGCACCGGTTTCCGTGCACACGGTCTTGACCAGCATCTTCTTCCCCATGCCGGAGGGGCCCACCAGGAGGATGGAGCGGATGAGGGGGGCCATGGAGTGTATGTCTGGGGAGCCTGAGAGAGGAAACAGGGGCCGGCAGGGGGCCGGCAGGGGGTCAGGGGTGGAGACGTTGTGTCAGGTGAGGCCAAAGACCCCAGGCTGGGCAGGATGAGGTCCTGGCCCTGGCGGCACTGCTTTCGCCTAGGGTCTGGGCAATGCCCCGGGCATGCCCTCTGTGGGGGGGCGCCCTGGAGGAAGTCCAACGGTGCAGCAATCATGATTCCAAGAGCTACACGCGGTGTCAGGAGAAagccctccacctcctcccaaTGTCCCTTCTGCTTCCTATGCCATCTGTTTCCACTCCTGGATTTTGAAGGGATGGAATTAAAGGGCACGTGACAAACCACTTGAGAAAGATCCGGCCCCTGGTGTTTatagggggtggggggctggtctTTGGGGAATGGGACCAACTATGGGACGTCACTTGGGATTGAGCGAGGGGCTGGAAAGTGGGTCCTCAGCAGGTCGAGGGCCCACATGACTTCTGGGACAGCCCAGTCGGGGTGTGACCTCCAGCGGGGCCCGGGCAAGGCAGGGGGAGTCCGACGTGAGTTCATGGCACTGGGATTAGGAAGCCCAGGCTGGACACGCCTGCCTCGGCCACCCTACCCTGCACCCAGGCTCCCCGAGAGCCCCCTGCCCGGCACTGGCTCTTGCCTCTCCCCAGGGCCTCTCACCAAGCCGCAGAACTCCATACAAGGCCACGTTCTGTCGTGTGTCAAACAGAGAAGGCATAGGCAGCTTGTTTGCCAAATTCAGAGTCGATCCAAGACAGAGGTAGTCACCTGGGGGACAGGTGGCCCACTGGTGAGTGGCACCCACTGGGGCAGGGCACGCGAGGAGAAGGGTCACTGGGGAGGTGGCAGTCGGCTGCGGGGAAGGCCATGGCCAGGGGCACCATTCCTTAACCTAGGGAGCAAGTGCTGGGGAGGGGTCTCACCAACATAGTCTTTCAAAGCCACTGTCTCGCACTTCTTTAGAAGGCCAAAGATGATGAGCTCTTCAAACAGGGAGTCCACAGACCTGGCAGAGGATGGCACAGGGGGGGCCCCGAGGAAAAGGGAAAGGGGCACAGAGATGGGTTGGGGCGGTGCTGTAGGCATGAGGAGAGGGGGTAGGGAGCCCTCCTGTCCAAAGTCCTGTCGTCAGCCAGCATCCAAAGGCCCGACACCGGCCCACTGCCCCAGAAGGCAGTTTGCCCCAGGTGGGTGCTCTGGGGGTTGAGCGGGGTGGAGAAGGACCAGAGCCCTCTGAGACCCTCCCTCTAGAAACCCAGTGTGGGTGACACACGGCCCTCTTCCTAGAAACCACGTTTAAGATGTATGTGCTCCTGGGAGGGATGGCCATTAAAGCAGCCAGCACCAATGGGCTTGCATCACCAGAGAAGTGAGTAGAAAGTGACCTCTGGTAAGTTCTGCATCGTCCCTTTCAAAGCACTTTCTTGTGCTTCTATTTTATCCTCACAGCTATCCCGTGAGCTTGGTAGCGTAGGTACTTGGTTAATGCGGACAGGgcatcagagaggttaagtgactttccccaggtcacacagcaacaGAACCAGGACCAGAAGTCAGATctgtcctgggccagggctcgttCCACCACCCTTGGTGAAGTGCAGGGTCTGCTACCTGTCTGGGGTcagatctttttctttcttcctcttctcaggTTTCTTGCCCATCTTTTTCTGGTTGAAAGCAAACACAGAGGCAATTGTCTTCCGTTCCTTGCCTCCCTGGCGTGTGCCCTTCCTCgtcccagccctggcccctcATCTTGCCTTCGGAGGCTTCGAaggtctcccctcctccctgtccACTGCCAGCCGCAGGTTCTTCAGCTCCTGACACATCAGTTCATCTACCTGGGGGGACAGCAGGGGGTGTGATGGGGCGACCAGGGGTTGGAGAGGACAGGTGGGAGGGTGAGGACTGAGTCGGGGTGGAGGGGCacctcagggaagagccaggcaaGCCCAGTGAAGGCAGCAGGGCAGGGGGGTCGTTCTTTTGGGACCCTCAGCCCCTGCATCTCAACTCTGATCTACATCCTGCTCACGCTTGAGCCTTGCTCTCAACTGGCATCAGTGTGGGCAGAAGCCCCCAGGACGGAGTCGGTCAGCTTTCAGTTCAAGCCCCAGACCCACTCTTTAaagtctgtgtgaccttgagcaatttcATGACCTctcagcctcagctttctcacatATAATGTCAGGAAAAGCATGGGGCCTGCCTCACGCGTTGTTGGAAAGATCGTGTGAGTGAATGCTTCCAAGGTGCGCGGCACAGGGCTGGCACGTCTCAGGGAGCCCTTTGTGTTGGTGAGGAGGATGGTGGGTGTGACCCCGGGCTCAGAGCCCCTCCCATTCCCTCACATCAGGGTTGCATCCACACCCCAGGGAGAAAGGGTGACCAAGGAGAGGCAGAGGAGGATGGGGACCGAGATGGGCCAGACGGAGCCCGGACTGCGCAGGGCAGGCAGCGCATAGAGGGTGCTGCAGCGGATGGTGGGCGGGAGGCGGGTGGTGGTGTTTGAGGACAGAGGGGGCGGAGCCTGAAGCGGCTGGAGGCCCGCAGGGACGCTCACCTGTATCTGGATCTCTTGCTccacttccttcctcttctccaccTGGAGGATCTCAGAGTCAAAACTCTGATTGGGATGTAGGCTATCAAACCGGTTCTTCCACAGATCTGACCGTGGAGAGGTTGGAGTGCAACGGAGTGTCAGGGTTCCAGGtgcacacacgcactcacacacacatgcactaaTAATCTCACACGTGCGCACCCACACGCTGGTCCACCTCTCCTCACCAAGCTGCCTGACACTTCCACCCAGACCACAGACCAAGGCCTGATCCCAAGGCCTGTGGCCGCAGGATTCAGACCCAAACACATAATGCCCCCGACCCGGGGAATCACACCTCacacccctctcccctttggACTCCTCCCCTCGGTCTCCACACCCACACTCCGACACTGCCACCTCATGATCACATGGCACAGGTCCACTCTCCCCAGGACCAAGGTCACCCCAAGACCCCACAGGCCTGGTCActcttccccagcccctcctctctcACTTGTGTACTCCTCGTGTCCGGCATTAATCAcagggatggatttggagggcagCAATCTCAGCATCGTATCTGCTTCCTAGAACAGAAACATCCTtcggcttttttctttttttaaagatttcttttttttttttttaatttatttatttttgtttatgatttttggctgtgttgggtcttcattgctgcgtgggctttctctagttgcggcaagcgggggctactctttgttgcggtgcgtgggcttctcattgag is drawn from Eschrichtius robustus isolate mEscRob2 chromosome 8, mEscRob2.pri, whole genome shotgun sequence and contains these coding sequences:
- the IQCA1L gene encoding IQ and AAA domain-containing protein 1-like codes for the protein MSEGAYQRLWDSSHLILQELLDQEQPLLEPVPHRERQSFRYRLSSLYLYYLGLLHRFDTLYDQMVQPQKRRLLRRLPDGVAGRVLELKDDLVRVDLCETPCLDQVLQDLKLTPADLEVPIPKYFQLERSSVLRERGHMLADLLSRPEPVFSEESFPVLPRTEAVILLQRAERARQGRLRATFMREIRKEEERDRKIREEGRPRFSQDEAAIIIQKVWKGYQQRKRTQQDRRTEMEFIGMLPSSSQAEHSAVTSQASLGEDVRRLLQTEKEEAFQSAMVKTRDALREMEGPDMREKMKEQIRQWFIECRALTGRFPDYPDESLGGSYLIFADKTPEQVKMELEVEVQESKKKDQKKSKGKEKEKKEKKEKKRKGDMTRKGEADTMLRLLPSKSIPVINAGHEEYTNLWKNRFDSLHPNQSFDSEILQVEKRKEVEQEIQIQVDELMCQELKNLRLAVDREEGRPSKPPKKKMGKKPEKRKKEKDLTPDRSVDSLFEELIIFGLLKKCETVALKDYVGDYLCLGSTLNLANKLPMPSLFDTRQNVALYGVLRLGSPDIHSMAPLIRSILLVGPSGMGKKMLVKTVCTETGANLFDLSPGNLQGKYPGKTGVQTLVHIVFKVAPYLQPSVIWIGDAEKNFYKRVPKEDKEMDPKRIKKDLTKALRLLNPGDRMRLMETTDRPQAAEMKGLCRTYERVLLLPRPDYTPRYVLWKHMIEAQGVQVTQSLDVSALAKVSDGYTPGCILQAIQAVLTERRLLQLSKRPLVASEFLGHLAKLDPVYREEEESLKDWYFKTPLGKKRMKLIKDQDATEEARLAKEKKRK